In Bacillus sp. DX3.1, the following proteins share a genomic window:
- the msrB gene encoding peptide-methionine (R)-S-oxide reductase MsrB: protein MAITEKIELATFAGGCFWCMVSPFEEMEGIIQIVSGYTGGHKENPTYKEVCSETTGHYEAVQITFDANKMPYEKLLGMYWRQIDPTDVGGQFHDRGQSYETVIFYHNEEQREQAEASKIALVESGRFTKPIATKILPAATFYPAEEYHQGYHKKNTFRYELYRQGSGRDAFIKQHWPRDNAHLKERLTDMQFHVTQENGTEPPFQNEFWNHQQEGIYVDIVSGEPLFTSLDKFDSGCGWPSFTKPIMSASVKEKMDVSHNMTRTEVRSKEGDSHLGHVFPDGPGPNGLRYCINSAALRFIPREELEKEGYGDFLILFGNKK, encoded by the coding sequence ATGGCTATAACTGAAAAGATAGAACTGGCTACGTTTGCTGGAGGATGTTTCTGGTGTATGGTTTCACCATTTGAAGAGATGGAAGGCATTATACAGATCGTTTCAGGTTATACGGGTGGGCATAAAGAGAACCCGACTTATAAAGAGGTTTGTTCAGAAACAACAGGGCACTATGAAGCAGTACAAATTACCTTTGATGCCAATAAAATGCCATACGAAAAACTGTTAGGTATGTATTGGAGACAGATTGATCCAACCGATGTAGGAGGTCAATTTCATGATCGTGGGCAATCTTATGAAACCGTAATTTTTTATCATAATGAAGAGCAACGTGAACAAGCGGAGGCGTCAAAAATAGCGCTTGTTGAGAGTGGACGCTTTACAAAGCCAATCGCTACAAAGATTCTTCCTGCTGCTACGTTTTATCCAGCTGAAGAGTATCATCAAGGGTATCATAAGAAAAATACATTCCGCTATGAGTTATATCGCCAAGGATCAGGCCGTGATGCTTTTATTAAACAACATTGGCCAAGAGATAACGCTCATTTAAAAGAACGATTAACAGATATGCAGTTTCATGTAACACAAGAAAATGGAACAGAGCCTCCTTTTCAAAATGAATTTTGGAATCATCAACAGGAAGGCATTTATGTAGATATCGTTTCAGGTGAGCCACTTTTTACTTCACTTGATAAATTCGATAGTGGATGTGGTTGGCCGAGTTTTACAAAGCCTATTATGTCGGCGAGTGTAAAAGAGAAAATGGATGTCAGCCACAATATGACACGTACAGAAGTGAGAAGTAAAGAAGGAGATTCTCATTTAGGTCATGTATTCCCGGATGGTCCTGGCCCCAATGGATTACGCTACTGTATTAATTCAGCGGCGCTTCGGTTTATTCCGAGAGAAGAGTTAGAGAAAGAAGGATATGGAGATTTTTTAATCTTGTTTGGAAATAAAAAATAA
- a CDS encoding AI-2E family transporter — MQMKNLFQSKGFQRLLVLLLLALMLYGLRSMFNLILITFILTYLMDRFQKFISRKFDHFMPINRKIIIAFLYVMLVGGIAITLYRYLPVLTVQISQLIYQFNVFYKNPPDNEIIKYLLSTINHMELSKYIEQGVDIIYKSIANVGKVGLQFLLSMILSLFFLLEKSRIVAFTAKFKGSRLAIFYTEIEYFGRKFARSFGKVIEAQFLIAVVNCVLSVIALWILGFPQLLGLALMIFLLGLIPVAGVIISLFPLCMIAYNIGSITYVVYILIIVAVIHALESYVLNPKFMSQKTNLPIFYTFMVLIFSEHFLGVWGLIIGIPIFIFLLDVLEVTSDEKEKNSAEK; from the coding sequence ATGCAAATGAAAAACCTGTTTCAAAGTAAAGGATTTCAGAGATTACTTGTACTACTTTTACTGGCCCTTATGTTATACGGGCTACGAAGTATGTTTAATTTAATATTAATTACGTTTATTCTTACGTATTTGATGGATCGATTCCAGAAGTTTATTTCTCGTAAGTTTGATCACTTTATGCCGATTAATAGAAAAATTATTATTGCCTTTTTATATGTGATGTTAGTGGGTGGCATCGCTATTACATTATATAGATATTTACCAGTATTGACTGTACAAATTTCACAATTAATCTATCAGTTCAATGTATTCTACAAAAACCCACCGGATAATGAAATTATTAAATATTTACTTTCTACAATTAACCATATGGAACTTTCTAAATATATTGAACAAGGCGTCGATATTATCTATAAATCAATTGCCAATGTCGGAAAAGTTGGATTGCAATTTTTACTTTCCATGATTTTAAGTTTATTTTTCTTATTAGAGAAATCTCGTATTGTTGCATTTACTGCAAAATTTAAAGGGAGCAGGCTAGCAATTTTCTATACTGAGATTGAATATTTCGGAAGAAAATTTGCTCGTTCTTTTGGTAAAGTAATTGAAGCCCAATTTTTAATTGCAGTTGTTAATTGTGTTTTATCTGTTATTGCTTTATGGATTTTAGGATTCCCGCAATTGCTTGGTTTAGCATTAATGATCTTCTTGCTAGGTCTAATTCCAGTGGCAGGTGTGATTATCTCACTATTCCCGCTTTGTATGATTGCTTATAATATTGGCAGTATCACATATGTTGTCTATATATTAATTATTGTTGCTGTGATTCATGCACTTGAAAGTTATGTACTAAATCCAAAATTCATGTCTCAAAAAACAAACCTACCAATTTTCTATACCTTTATGGTGTTAATTTTCTCGGAACACTTCTTAGGTGTCTGGGGACTAATTATTGGTATTCCAATCTTTATATTTTTACTAGATGTATTAGAAGTGACGAGTGATGAGAAAGAAAAAAATTCTGCTGAAAAATAG
- the lrgB gene encoding antiholin-like protein LrgB codes for MASTMTPYFGIVVSLIAYGIGTFLFKHSKGFFLFTPLFVAMVLGIVFLKVGNFTFEEYNTGGKMISFFLEPATIAFAIPLYKQVDKLKKYWWQILSAIVVGSICSVVVVFIVAKAIGLDTSVMNSMLPQAATTAIALPISEGIGGIPAITSFAVIFNAVIVYALGALFLKTFRVKNPIAKGLALGTAGHALGVAVGIEMGEVEAAMASIAVTVVGVVTVVVIPMFMPFIA; via the coding sequence ATGGCAAGCACAATGACTCCCTATTTTGGAATCGTCGTTTCATTAATCGCATACGGAATCGGAACATTCTTATTTAAACACTCAAAAGGATTCTTCTTATTTACACCACTGTTTGTAGCAATGGTACTTGGAATTGTCTTTTTAAAGGTTGGAAACTTTACATTTGAAGAGTACAACACTGGCGGTAAAATGATTAGCTTTTTCTTAGAGCCAGCAACAATTGCTTTTGCAATTCCATTATATAAACAGGTTGATAAATTGAAAAAATATTGGTGGCAAATTTTATCCGCTATCGTCGTTGGTTCCATTTGTTCAGTGGTTGTCGTGTTCATTGTCGCAAAAGCGATTGGATTAGATACATCTGTTATGAATTCTATGCTACCACAAGCTGCTACAACAGCAATTGCGTTGCCAATCTCTGAAGGCATTGGTGGTATTCCAGCTATTACATCCTTTGCAGTTATTTTTAACGCTGTTATCGTATATGCACTTGGCGCTCTCTTCTTAAAAACATTTAGAGTGAAAAACCCAATTGCGAAAGGGTTAGCGTTAGGAACTGCAGGACACGCACTTGGCGTTGCAGTTGGGATTGAAATGGGTGAAGTAGAAGCAGCGATGGCAAGCATTGCAGTAACGGTTGTCGGGGTTGTAACCGTGGTTGTCATCCCAATGTTCATGCCATTCATAGCATAA